A section of the Xiphias gladius isolate SHS-SW01 ecotype Sanya breed wild chromosome 10, ASM1685928v1, whole genome shotgun sequence genome encodes:
- the tyro3 gene encoding LOW QUALITY PROTEIN: tyrosine-protein kinase receptor TYRO3 (The sequence of the model RefSeq protein was modified relative to this genomic sequence to represent the inferred CDS: deleted 1 base in 1 codon), translating into MKRVLWILLLFLRSREGTGGSGVMFTKHPSNQTVSQGNAARLGCAVQGVMEPDIVWMKDGEKLYSTDQMFITLGEQHWETYHSVKSVQQQDAGQYWCEVEFHGLTFSSERAWITVEGVPHFLQEPQDVATFPNVAFNLTCAAVGPPEPVEVLWWLGGVQEGEPTPSPSVLHVQGVNSSVKFYCEAKNTRGISVSRTGTVHIKVLPAAPVGLQVLRMVDNNITLSWKPGFIGHSELSTCIIQVSRRSVRRWDLPQQEVLVPPHLHVLSGLRSHSNYSVRVSCVNEVGTSPFSPWLQFQTPESVPSAAPRNLTFDLSEQQLSLSWAKLREDELQGKLLAYKVQWTLGGEPQEPLLFKDNWAQLSGGGRFFNASFQVSACTSVGCGPWSPPVLVLPASVQVQVQRSHMWVGLLLGLLVATVVGLLLTVLAHRRGKETQFGSVFKPPGPESSVSFTAARSFNRNCAEPQESTLDSLGINNDLKLKLQDVLIPERLLTLGHMLGKGEFGSVREAFLKTEDMSVQKVAVKVLKSDITSSGDIEQCLKEAAYMKDFHHPNVIQLIGVSLHRRPGQRLPIPMVVLPFMKHGDLHTFLLLSRLGEQPFDLSLQTLIQFMLDISRGMEYLSSRSIIHRDLAARNCMLDENMTVCVADFGLSKKIYSGDYYRQGSVSKLPVKWIAWRVWLTTSTPLRATWY; encoded by the exons gTGTGATGTTTACGAAGCACCCGTCCAATCAGACGGTGTCTCAGGGTAATGCCGCGAGGCTGGGCTGTGCTGTTCAGGGAGTGATGGAGCCCGACATCGTGTGGATGAAGGACGGAGAGAAACTCTACAGCACCGACCAGATGTTCATCACATTGGGAGAGCAGCACTGGGAGACCTACCACAG TGTGAAGTCGGTCCAGCAGCAGGATGCGGGTCAGTACTGGTGTGAGGTGGAGTTCCACGGTCTGACGTTCTCCTCTGAACGAGCCTGGATCACCGTGGAAG GCGTCCCTCACTTCCTCCAGGAGCCTCAGGACGTGGCCACGTTCCCCAACGTGGCCTTCAACCTCACCTGTGCAGCAGTCGGCCCCCCCGAGCCCGTGGAGGTGCtgtggtggttggggggggtcCAGGAGGGAGAGCCCACACCGTCCCCCTCCGTCCTTCATGTCCAAg GAGTGAACAGCAGTGTGAAGTTTTACTGTGAAGCAAAGAACACCAGAGGGATCTCAGTCTCCAGAACCGGTACAGTTCACATTAAAG TGTTGCCGGCGGCTCCGGTTGGACTCCAGGTCTTGAGGATGGTGGACAACAACATCACGTTGTCATGGAAACCAGGATTCATAGGTCACTCTGAGCTGTCCACGTGCATCATCCag gTGTCGAGGAGGTCCGTCCGGAGATGGGACCTCCCTCAGCAGGAGGTTCTGGTTCCTCCTCACCTTCACGTCCTGTCAGGTCTGAGGAGTCACTCTAACTACAGTGTGAGGGTCTCCTGTGTGAACGAGGTGGGGACGTCTCCTTTCTCCCCATGGCTGCAGTTCCAGACACCTGAGTCAG TGCCCTCGGCGGCCCCCAGGaacctgacctttgacctctccgAGCAGCAGCTGTCTCTGAGCTGGGCGAAGCTTCGGGAGGACGAGCTGCAGGGTAAACTGCTGGCCTACAAGGTGCAGTGGACTCTGGGAGGAGAACCACAG GAGCCTCTGCTGTTTAAGGACAACTGGGCTCAGCTGTCGGGAGGAGGGCGTTTTTTTAACGCCTCCTTCCAGGTCTCAGCCTGCACCTCAGTGGGCTGCGGACCCTGGAGCCCACCCGTGCTGGTACTGCCTGCCTCAG TGCAGGTCCAGGTCCAGCGGAGCCACATGTGGGTCGGTCTGCTGCTCGGTCTGCTGGTGGCCACCGTGGTGGGTCTGCTGCTCACCGTCCTCGCTCACCGCAGAGGAAAGGAGACGCAATTTGG TTCAGTCTTCAAGCCTCCAGGTCCTGAGAGCTCCGTCTCCTTCACAGCAGCTCGATCCTTCAACAGAAACTGTGCTGAGCCGCAGGAGTCGACAC TGGACAGTCTCGGTATAAACAACGACCTGAAGCTCAAACTGCAGGATGTCCTGATCCCAGAGAGACTGCTCACGCTGGGACACATGCTGGGGAAAG GTGAGTTCGGCTCAGTGCGTGAGGCCTTCCTGAAGACGGAGGACATGTCTGTCCAGAAAGTGGCTGTCAAAGTGCTGAAAT CCGACATCACCTCGTCAGGTGACATTGAGCAGTGTCTGAAGGAGGCGGCCTACATGAAGGACTTCCACCACCCCAACGTCATCCAGCTCATCG GAGTGAGTCTTCACCGGCGTCCGGGCCAGCGGCTGCCGATCCCGATGGTGGTTCTTCCGTTCATGAAACACGGAGACCTGCACACCTTCCTGCTGCTGTCCAGACTGGGAGAGCAGCCGTTT GATCTGTCCCTGCAGACTCTGATCCAGTTCATGTTGGACATCTCCCGGGGGATGGAGTATCTGAGCAGCAGGAGCATCATCCACAGAGACCTCGCTGCCAGAAACTGCAT gcTGGATGAGAACATGACGGTGTGTGTCGCAGACTTTGGTCTCTCTAAGAAGATCTACAGTGGAGATTATTACAGACAAGGCTCCGTCTCCAAGCTGCCTGTGAAGTGGATAGCT TGGAGAGTCTGGCTGACAACGTCTACACCACTCAGAGCGACGTggtactga